In the Coleofasciculus chthonoplastes PCC 7420 genome, one interval contains:
- a CDS encoding pyruvate kinase, translating into MKTVFTLGPASENKRLITQLSRTADRFRLNVAHLTAEGLKTWLERLTEIFTEQGKTLPLVLDLQGAKMRIGNYPSCDYLPEKVRLFFGQSSDDITQLPIPDKNLFHALSIGDILSLNDARIKLEVIAIQDKSATAKVLTNGGLSSYKGINRVDHPVPFTQLNQHDQRAVELGLSYPFVQFACSFVLDGKEVTPIRQQIGDRYLIAKIERPEAMRHLSQLDQGFDELWFCRGDLGAQAGLKALGQLQAKFIAQFPQLSSPKFLAGQVLEYMTHFPQPTRSEVVHLYDIQQAGFDGIVLSDETAIGRYPAQVAEFLEQL; encoded by the coding sequence ATGAAAACAGTATTTACATTAGGACCCGCTAGTGAAAACAAACGCCTGATTACTCAGTTGTCCCGAACCGCTGATCGCTTTCGGTTGAATGTAGCGCATTTAACAGCAGAAGGCTTAAAAACATGGTTAGAACGCTTAACCGAAATCTTCACCGAACAAGGTAAAACCTTACCCCTAGTTTTAGATTTGCAAGGCGCGAAAATGCGAATTGGCAATTATCCCAGTTGTGACTATCTTCCTGAAAAAGTCAGATTATTTTTCGGTCAATCCTCTGATGATATCACACAATTGCCCATTCCCGACAAAAACTTATTTCACGCCTTAAGTATTGGTGATATTCTTTCGCTCAATGATGCCCGAATTAAACTCGAAGTTATCGCGATTCAGGATAAGAGTGCGACAGCTAAAGTTTTAACCAATGGCGGATTAAGTTCCTATAAAGGAATTAATCGTGTTGATCATCCTGTACCGTTTACCCAATTAAACCAACACGATCAGAGGGCGGTTGAGTTGGGGTTAAGTTATCCCTTTGTTCAATTTGCCTGTTCTTTTGTCTTAGATGGTAAAGAGGTAACACCGATTCGCCAGCAAATAGGCGATCGCTATTTAATTGCCAAAATCGAACGCCCTGAAGCCATGCGTCATCTTAGCCAACTGGATCAAGGGTTTGATGAATTGTGGTTCTGTCGCGGCGATTTAGGGGCGCAGGCGGGATTGAAGGCGTTAGGACAATTGCAAGCCAAGTTTATTGCTCAGTTTCCGCAATTATCCAGCCCCAAGTTTCTGGCGGGTCAAGTGTTGGAATATATGACGCATTTTCCCCAACCGACTCGGAGTGAAGTGGTGCATTTATATGATATTCAACAAGCGGGATTTGATGGAATTGTCCTTTCAGATGAAACAGCAATTGGACGCTATCCCGCACAAGTTGCTGAGTTTTTAGAACAACTTTAA
- a CDS encoding ABC transporter ATP-binding protein yields the protein MADTVLDVRNLQVKFKTDEKEVLAVDGISFQVKRGQTLGIVGESGSGKSVTSLAVMGLVSTPGKITQGEIYFKPQADHAQPIELLTLSEERKRLFRGGQISMIFQEPMSSLNPVYTIGFQLIEAILQHQDISQGEARRQAIARLQEVRLIPSDQELKQEYEQENPDRAVRSERFSASTDRAISQYLNQRKQEMLKRYPHELSGGQLQRVMIAMAIACDPEILIADEPSTALDVTVQAAILDLLRELRDQRGMSMIFITHDLGVIAEIADSVAVMYRGNIVESGDVWQIFSHPQHPYTKGLLACRPTLEKQLKYLPTVADFMEEVTTEEGKVEIREKSPTFEQENGAKVQRDNRAIAEASPSVLLAVEHLRVGFPLANVFGKTKRYIMAVNDVSFEVYKGETLGLVGESGCGKSTLARTLLRLIEPMGGQVTFENKNITHIKGKRLRQMRQKMQIIFQNPFSSLDPRMKIGDAVMEPLVIHKWGDNTKTRRDRAAYLFERVGLNADWMNRYPHEFSGGQRQRVCIARALALEPKFIICDESVSALDVSVQAQVLNLLKELQSELKDELNLTYIFISHDLSVVKFMSDRIMVMNKGRIEEIDDAQSIYREPQTEYTRQLIASIPTGSLDRIQQQQAGRGLIS from the coding sequence ATGGCTGATACCGTTCTCGACGTTCGCAACCTGCAAGTCAAATTTAAAACCGATGAAAAGGAAGTCCTCGCTGTTGATGGAATTAGTTTTCAAGTGAAACGGGGGCAAACCCTGGGTATTGTCGGTGAGTCAGGTTCGGGGAAGTCAGTCACCTCACTGGCGGTGATGGGGTTAGTGTCAACGCCGGGTAAAATTACTCAGGGGGAGATTTATTTTAAACCTCAAGCCGATCACGCTCAACCTATTGAGTTGCTGACGCTGAGTGAGGAACGAAAACGCTTATTTCGGGGGGGTCAAATTTCGATGATCTTCCAGGAACCGATGAGTTCCCTCAACCCCGTCTACACAATCGGGTTTCAGCTTATCGAGGCTATTTTACAGCATCAGGACATCTCCCAAGGTGAAGCACGACGTCAGGCGATCGCACGGCTGCAAGAAGTGCGGCTGATTCCCAGTGATCAGGAACTTAAGCAGGAGTATGAACAGGAAAATCCCGATCGCGCTGTTCGTAGTGAGCGCTTTAGCGCTTCCACTGATCGAGCCATTAGCCAGTACCTGAATCAGCGCAAACAGGAAATGCTCAAACGCTATCCTCACGAACTATCCGGGGGTCAATTGCAACGGGTGATGATTGCCATGGCAATTGCCTGTGATCCGGAGATTCTGATTGCGGATGAACCCAGTACCGCCCTTGATGTTACCGTACAGGCGGCAATTCTGGACTTGCTGAGGGAGTTGCGGGATCAGCGCGGAATGTCGATGATTTTCATCACCCACGACTTAGGCGTAATTGCTGAAATTGCCGATAGTGTGGCGGTGATGTACCGGGGAAATATTGTTGAAAGTGGCGATGTCTGGCAGATTTTTTCTCATCCCCAGCATCCTTATACCAAAGGATTATTAGCCTGTCGTCCTACATTAGAAAAACAGTTAAAATACTTACCCACTGTGGCTGACTTCATGGAGGAGGTGACGACAGAGGAGGGTAAGGTAGAAATTCGCGAAAAATCCCCGACGTTTGAGCAGGAAAATGGGGCAAAAGTTCAGCGAGATAATCGTGCCATTGCTGAGGCGTCACCCTCTGTCCTACTTGCCGTTGAACATCTCCGGGTGGGGTTTCCTTTAGCCAACGTATTTGGCAAAACCAAACGCTATATTATGGCGGTCAATGATGTGTCCTTTGAGGTGTACAAAGGCGAAACATTAGGACTCGTCGGGGAATCGGGCTGCGGTAAATCTACCCTGGCTCGCACATTATTGCGTTTAATTGAACCGATGGGAGGTCAAGTAACCTTTGAAAATAAAAACATCACCCATATTAAAGGCAAGCGCTTGCGGCAAATGCGGCAAAAGATGCAAATTATTTTCCAGAATCCCTTTAGTTCGCTTGATCCTCGGATGAAGATTGGCGATGCGGTGATGGAACCGTTAGTGATTCATAAATGGGGAGATAACACCAAAACTCGTCGCGATCGCGCCGCCTATTTGTTTGAGCGAGTGGGGTTAAACGCCGACTGGATGAACCGCTATCCCCACGAGTTTTCGGGGGGACAACGCCAACGGGTTTGTATCGCCAGGGCGCTAGCACTTGAGCCTAAGTTTATTATCTGCGATGAATCGGTTTCTGCTTTGGATGTGTCGGTACAGGCGCAGGTGCTGAATCTGCTCAAGGAGTTACAGAGTGAGTTAAAGGATGAGTTAAACCTCACCTATATCTTTATCTCCCATGACTTGAGTGTGGTCAAATTTATGAGCGATCGCATAATGGTAATGAATAAGGGCAGAATTGAGGAAATCGATGATGCACAGAGTATTTACCGGGAACCGCAAACCGAGTACACGCGCCAGCTTATTGCATCTATTCCTACCGGAAGCTTGGATCGGATTCAGCAACAGCAAGCAGGGCGAGGATTGATTTCTTGA
- a CDS encoding Mut7-C RNAse domain-containing protein — protein MATADFNFLAELNYFLPPNKRHVRFYHEFKGRTSIKDMIESLGVPHPEVDAIVVNGESVDFSYIVQDGDRVTVCPISVLDEINPSIRVSPPEPQKYRFVLDIHLGKLANALRLLGFDTLYRNDYADPELAQVSADEQRILLTRDTRLLMRSMVSYGYYVRSKNPDEQIVEVLRRFNLFDAILPFHRCIRCNGVLEPVEKDAIADQLPEKTRQSIDEFHRCQTCQQIYWQGSHFERMQQFIEQVMEAKD, from the coding sequence ATGGCAACTGCTGACTTTAATTTTCTGGCAGAATTGAATTATTTTTTGCCTCCAAACAAGCGTCATGTTCGTTTTTATCATGAGTTTAAAGGGCGAACCTCGATTAAGGATATGATCGAATCCCTGGGGGTTCCTCATCCGGAAGTGGATGCGATTGTGGTGAATGGAGAATCGGTTGATTTTTCCTATATTGTCCAGGATGGCGATCGCGTCACGGTTTGTCCGATTTCAGTATTAGATGAAATCAATCCTAGCATTCGGGTGAGTCCCCCTGAACCCCAGAAGTATCGGTTTGTCCTAGATATTCATTTAGGGAAATTAGCGAATGCGTTGCGGTTGTTGGGGTTTGATACCCTTTATCGCAATGACTACGCTGATCCAGAGTTAGCCCAAGTTTCCGCCGATGAGCAACGGATTCTGTTAACTCGTGATACCCGACTACTGATGCGTTCTATGGTGAGTTATGGGTATTATGTGCGCTCCAAAAACCCGGATGAACAAATTGTGGAAGTCTTGCGTCGCTTCAATTTATTTGATGCTATTTTACCCTTTCATCGGTGTATCCGCTGTAATGGCGTATTAGAACCTGTTGAAAAAGACGCGATCGCGGATCAGTTACCAGAGAAAACACGACAATCCATTGATGAATTTCATCGCTGTCAAACCTGTCAGCAGATTTATTGGCAAGGGTCACATTTTGAACGGATGCAACAGTTTATTGAACAGGTTATGGAGGCAAAAGACTAA